ACGAGGCGGCCTTTGAAGAGGCTGCCACGGTGTTTGGTGATCCGAGATCGCTGACGATTTATGATCCTGATCACTCGATCGTTGAAGAGCGTTTTGTTACAATGGGGTTGTCGGCAGCGGGACGCGTACTTGTGGTTGATCATACGGACCGCGCCAAACGCATTCGGTTGATCAGCGCCCGCAAAGCGACTCAAAGGGAGCGAAGAGCGTATGAAACGGAACGGGAAGACCCGTTGATCGGGTGAGATGCGAAGTCAGTACGATTTCACAAACGCCATCCGCGGCAAGTACGCGGCCGAATACGCACAGGGGACGAACCTGGTCGCCTTGTCCGATGAGGTCGCCCGCGTTTTTCCCGATTCCCATGCGGTCAACGAGGCCCTGCGCACGCTGATTCGTCTTGGGACTGCCCGGCGAGCACGCTCCGCCAGAGGTGATCGCTGACTGAGATGGCCGTAACACCTGCGGCTTGAACAACAACGGGCGTGGGGCATCATCGCGGTGCCCCACGCCCGATTTCTTGACCAGCCCGTGCTTTTGTCCCGCCGG
This genomic interval from Phycisphaerae bacterium contains the following:
- a CDS encoding BrnT family toxin; translation: MNFEWDAAKARSNRRKHEAAFEEAATVFGDPRSLTIYDPDHSIVEERFVTMGLSAAGRVLVVDHTDRAKRIRLISARKATQRERRAYETEREDPLIG